The following are from one region of the Coffea eugenioides isolate CCC68of chromosome 2, Ceug_1.0, whole genome shotgun sequence genome:
- the LOC113762588 gene encoding metacaspase-3-like isoform X1 translates to MATRTDKCQWCGVNLLLPLQLQANSVRCPNCQYIIQLQHSPDLYFHSEGNGYLNGASNNCNGMGFPAYRNCWKQDFEPSWLNGYLRYMQSYQMPMQVLPPTFHGRKRAVLCGVSYKGHPKSLKGSVNDVLCMKYFLVERMGFPNSSVIVLTEEEKDPFRVPTKHNIQRALNWLVQGCQSGDSLVFHYSGHGSRVRDHDGDEIDGYDESLCPVDYETEGKILDDEINATIVRPLPRGATLHAIIDTCFSGTFLDLPFMCRMNREGYYRWVDHSIPYAAYKGTRGGLAISISACDDDQNSGDTTVFTGTATGALTYSFIQTVEREPRLTYGRLLSTMRNSISKAQNGFLNFTNSLQEPQLSSSEQFDIYSKAIIL, encoded by the exons atggcaACAAGAACAGATAAATGCCAATGGTGTGGGGTAAATCTGCTTCTGCCTCTCCAACTTCAAGCAAATTCAGTACGCTGTCCTAACTGCCAATACATCATACAGCTCCAGCACAGCCCCGATCTCTATTTCCATTCTGAAGGGAATGGATATCTCAATGGGGCATCCAACAACTGCAATGGCATGGGATTTCCAGCATATAGGAATTGCTGGAAGCAAGATTTCGAGCCTTCTTGGCTAAATGGCTATCTACGTTACATGCAATCGTATCAAATGCCAATGCAGGTGCTACCACCCACTTTTCATGGGCGAAAACGGGCTGTTCTTTGTGGGGTGAGCTACAAGGGGCACCCAAAGAGTCTCAAAGGAAGTGTTAATGATGTATTATGCatgaaatattttcttgttgaGAGGATGGGATTTCCTAATTCTTCTGTTATTGTTCTAACAG aagaAGAGAAAGATCCTTTTCGGGTCCCAACCAAGCATAACATCCAAAGAGCCTTGAACTGGCTTGTGCAAGGTTGTCAATCAGGGGACTCTTTGGTGTTTCATTACTCGGGCCATGGCTCTCGTGTCCGAGACCATGATGGGGACGAGATCGATGGATATGATGAATCATTGTGCCCTGTTGACTATGAGACTGAGGGGAAGATCCTGGACGATGAGATCAATGCTACCATAGTAAGGCCACTGCCCCGGGGTGCAACACTACATGCCATTATCGACACTTGCTTCAGTGGAACTTTCTTAGATCTGCCATTCATGTGCAGGATGAACAG GGAAGGATACTATCGGTGGGTAGATCATAGCATTCCATATGCTGCATATAAGGGTACAAGAGGTGGCTTAGCAATCTCTATCAGTGCCTGTGATGATGATCAAAATTCCGGAGACACTACT GTTTTCACAGGCACAGCGACTGGCGCCCTGACTTACAGCTTCATCCAAACAGTAGAACGTGAACCAAGATTGACATATGGGCGCTTACTTTCTACCATGCGCAACAGTATCAGTAAAGCacaaaatggatttttaaaTTTCACTAACTCATTACAG GAACCTCAACTATCCTCTTCTGAACAGTTTGATATTTATTCAAAGGCGATAATCTTATAG
- the LOC113762588 gene encoding metacaspase-1-like isoform X2, which produces MATRTDKCQWCGVNLLLPLQLQANSVRCPNCQYIIQLQHSPDLYFHSEGNGYLNGASNNCNGMGFPAYRNCWKQDFEPSWLNGYLRYMQSYQMPMQVLPPTFHGRKRAVLCGVSYKGHPKSLKGSVNDVLCMKYFLVERMGFPNSSVIVLTEEEKDPFRVPTKHNIQRALNWLVQGCQSGDSLVFHYSGHGSRVRDHDGDEIDGYDESLCPVDYETEGKILDDEINATIVRPLPRGATLHAIIDTCFSGTFLDLPFMCRMNREGYYRWVDHSIPYAAYKGTRGGLAISISACDDDQNSGDTTNESADQFLLSTEQN; this is translated from the exons atggcaACAAGAACAGATAAATGCCAATGGTGTGGGGTAAATCTGCTTCTGCCTCTCCAACTTCAAGCAAATTCAGTACGCTGTCCTAACTGCCAATACATCATACAGCTCCAGCACAGCCCCGATCTCTATTTCCATTCTGAAGGGAATGGATATCTCAATGGGGCATCCAACAACTGCAATGGCATGGGATTTCCAGCATATAGGAATTGCTGGAAGCAAGATTTCGAGCCTTCTTGGCTAAATGGCTATCTACGTTACATGCAATCGTATCAAATGCCAATGCAGGTGCTACCACCCACTTTTCATGGGCGAAAACGGGCTGTTCTTTGTGGGGTGAGCTACAAGGGGCACCCAAAGAGTCTCAAAGGAAGTGTTAATGATGTATTATGCatgaaatattttcttgttgaGAGGATGGGATTTCCTAATTCTTCTGTTATTGTTCTAACAG aagaAGAGAAAGATCCTTTTCGGGTCCCAACCAAGCATAACATCCAAAGAGCCTTGAACTGGCTTGTGCAAGGTTGTCAATCAGGGGACTCTTTGGTGTTTCATTACTCGGGCCATGGCTCTCGTGTCCGAGACCATGATGGGGACGAGATCGATGGATATGATGAATCATTGTGCCCTGTTGACTATGAGACTGAGGGGAAGATCCTGGACGATGAGATCAATGCTACCATAGTAAGGCCACTGCCCCGGGGTGCAACACTACATGCCATTATCGACACTTGCTTCAGTGGAACTTTCTTAGATCTGCCATTCATGTGCAGGATGAACAG GGAAGGATACTATCGGTGGGTAGATCATAGCATTCCATATGCTGCATATAAGGGTACAAGAGGTGGCTTAGCAATCTCTATCAGTGCCTGTGATGATGATCAAAATTCCGGAGACACTACT AATGAGTCAGCAGATCAGTTTTTATTATCGACCGAGCAGAATTGA
- the LOC113762529 gene encoding metacaspase-1-like, whose product MSGRRIRCSWCGVQLTVPPRAQNIQCAVCKAVTQVQQHDRLLGQAQSSLHDATNKLKGFLNTVSSNINSMVAAVNSYPMQASSYGSYAQPARPISSLMPFSAKGKKRAVLCAVSYYGQRHRLKGTVNDVRCMKYFLVERMGFPNDSILLLSEEEPNPSLIPTKYNIRKALHWLVQGCQSGDSLVFHYSGHGSQQRDLNGDEIDGYDEMLLPVDHQIEGTILDDEINATIVKPLPSGAKLHAIIDACHSGTVLDLPFLCRMNSEGYYVWEDHGFLSSTYKGTSGGLAISFSACDDHQVSVDTMALSGNAVTGAMTYSFIQAAQKEPGLTYGRLLNSMSQIIRDAKAGTHLNGPISALLRKVLGTELSQVPQLSSSAKFDIYSKPLSL is encoded by the exons ATGTCAGGTAGGAGAATAAGGTGCAGTTGGTGTGGGGTTCAACTGACAGTGCCACCCAGAGCCCAAAATATCCAGTGTGCAGTGTGTAAAGCTGTCACACAGGTTCAACAACATGATCGTCTTCTGGGTCAAGCTCAAAGTTCACTTCATGATGCAACAAATAAGTTGAAGGGATTCCTTAATACAGTTTCCAGCAATATTAATTCAATGGTAGCAGCAGTTAATAGCTACCCTATGCAGGCATCGAGTTATGGTAGTTATGCCCAACCTGCAAGACCTATTTCCTCACTGATGCCTTTTTCAGCAAAAGGGAAGAAACGAGCAGTGTTATGTGCAGTGAGCTACTATGGACAGAGACATAGGCTAAAAGGAACTGTCAACGATGTAAGGTGCATGAAATATTTTCTGGTTGAGAGGATGGGTTTTCCAAATGACTCCATACTTCTTCTTTCAG AAGAAGAGCCCAATCCTTCCTTGATCCCGACGAAGTATAATATCAGAAAGGCCTTGCACTGGCTTGTCCAAGGTTGCCAATCAGGTGATTCGTTAGTATTTCACTATTCAGGCCATGGCTCACAACAGCGTGACTTGAATGGAGACGAGATAGATGGGTATGACGAAATGTTGTTGCCAGTTGATCACCAAATTGAAGGAACAATACTGGACGACGAGATCAATGCCACCATTGTGAAGCCACTGCCCAGTGGCGCCAAGCTCCACGCCATCATTGATGCATGCCACAGCGGCACTGTCCTTGATCTGCCATTTTTGTGCAGAATGAACAG TGAAGGATACTATGTCTGGGAGGATCATGGTTTCTTGTCATCCACATACAAAGGTACAAGTGGCGGGCTGGCCATCTCCTTTAGCGCTTGTGATGATCATCAAGTATCAGTAGATACCATG GCTCTCTCAGGAAACGCTGTCACCGGAGCCATGACGTACAGCTTCATCCAAGCTGCACAAAAGGAACCCGGATTGACGTATGGTCGCCTGCTGAATTCCATGAGCCAGATAATTCGGGATGCCAAAGCTGGAACACATCTAAATGGACCCATTTCAGCTCTTTTGAGAAAAGTATTGGGCACAGAATTGTCACAG GTGCCACAATTGTCGTCTTCtgcaaaatttgatatttactCGAAGCCATTGAGTCTCTAG
- the LOC113762388 gene encoding metacaspase-1-like isoform X2, whose amino-acid sequence MDTVTCKTCHRISSATKHTTKIRCHGCQGTFLIGNSQVSVPLDISKWPSHDQDNIMTERKGFRYFCKKISGISPRSSPSFSQFPTARISDTPPRGKRALLCGVSYNQNKKFKLRGTTPDVMNMAKLLVQQFGFPTNAILVLGDFTSYEPPTRMNIIRAFDWLVKDSQSGDSLVFYFSGHGVRQLDLDGDEIDGFDEAICPLDFETAGIIIDNDINKMIVEPLKQGVTLHAIIDACHSGTVLDLPRVYDHNRGRWKDNYPASGAFKGTSGGKAICFSACEDYQQASDTSAFSPEMAGAMTFTFIKAVVENQEITYHGILDFMHNAIENANKSQRGCGMLNRMFYPKMLQDPMLSSSESFNVNSSFKL is encoded by the exons ATGGATACTGTTACTTGTAAAACATGCCATCGAATATCATCAGCAACTAAACATACGACCAAAATCCGATGCCATGGATGCCAGGGAACTTTTTTGATTGGCAATAGTCAAGTATCGGTTCCGTTGGACATAAGCAAATGGCCGAGCCATGATCAAGATAACATCATGACTGAACGAAAAGGGTTCCGTTATTTCTGTAAGAAAATCTCAGGTATCAGTCCAAGAAGTTCTCCCAGCTTTAGCCAATTTCCTACTGCAAGAATATCAGATACACCACCAAGAGGGAAGCGAGCACTACTTTGTGGAGTATCTTACAATCAGAATAAGAAATTCAAGCTCAGAGGAACAACACCAGATGTAATGAACATGGCAAAACTGCTCGTTCAGCAATTTGGTTTCCCAACTAATGCTATCCTTGTCCTAGGAG ATTTTACGTCATATGAGCCTCCAACAAGGATGAATATTATACGGGCCTTTGACTGGCTGGTGAAAGACTCTCAATCAGGGGATTCTTTGGTGTTCTATTTCTCGGGGCATGGCGTACGACAACTTGATCTTGACGGCGATGAGATCGATGGTTTTGATGAAGCAATCTGTCCTCTTGATTTTGAGACTGCAGGAATCATAATCGATAATGACATCAATAAAATGATTGTTGAACCGCTTAAACAAGGCGTCACACTTCACGCTATAATTGATGCTTGTCACAGTGGAACTGTTCTTGATCTGCCGCGAGTGTACGACCACAACAG GGGGAGATGGAAAGATAATTATCCTGCATCAGGTGCTTTTAAAGGTACAAGTGGAGGGAAGGCCATCTGTTTCAGTGCTTGTGAGGACTATCAACAAGCTTCAGATACCTCT GCTTTCTCTCCGGAGATGGCTGGTGCCATGACATTCACATTTATAAAAGCAGTCGTGGAGAACCAAGAAATAACATATCATGGAATTCTCGATTTTATGCACAATGCCATCGAAAACGCCAATAAATCTCAAAGAGGATGCGGAATGCTGAACCGGATGTTTTACCCGAAGATGCTACAG GATCCAATGCTATCATCTTCCGAATCATTCAACGTTAACTCCTCATTCAAACTCTAA
- the LOC113762388 gene encoding metacaspase-1-like isoform X1, protein MDTVTCKTCHRISSATKHTTKIRCHGCQGTFLIGNSQVSVPLDISKWPSHDQDNIMTERKGFRYFCKKISGISPRSSPSFSQFPTARISDTPPRGKRALLCGVSYNQNKKFKLRGTTPDVMNMAKLLVQQFGFPTNAILVLGGIADFTSYEPPTRMNIIRAFDWLVKDSQSGDSLVFYFSGHGVRQLDLDGDEIDGFDEAICPLDFETAGIIIDNDINKMIVEPLKQGVTLHAIIDACHSGTVLDLPRVYDHNRGRWKDNYPASGAFKGTSGGKAICFSACEDYQQASDTSAFSPEMAGAMTFTFIKAVVENQEITYHGILDFMHNAIENANKSQRGCGMLNRMFYPKMLQDPMLSSSESFNVNSSFKL, encoded by the exons ATGGATACTGTTACTTGTAAAACATGCCATCGAATATCATCAGCAACTAAACATACGACCAAAATCCGATGCCATGGATGCCAGGGAACTTTTTTGATTGGCAATAGTCAAGTATCGGTTCCGTTGGACATAAGCAAATGGCCGAGCCATGATCAAGATAACATCATGACTGAACGAAAAGGGTTCCGTTATTTCTGTAAGAAAATCTCAGGTATCAGTCCAAGAAGTTCTCCCAGCTTTAGCCAATTTCCTACTGCAAGAATATCAGATACACCACCAAGAGGGAAGCGAGCACTACTTTGTGGAGTATCTTACAATCAGAATAAGAAATTCAAGCTCAGAGGAACAACACCAGATGTAATGAACATGGCAAAACTGCTCGTTCAGCAATTTGGTTTCCCAACTAATGCTATCCTTGTCCTAGGAGGTATTGCCG ATTTTACGTCATATGAGCCTCCAACAAGGATGAATATTATACGGGCCTTTGACTGGCTGGTGAAAGACTCTCAATCAGGGGATTCTTTGGTGTTCTATTTCTCGGGGCATGGCGTACGACAACTTGATCTTGACGGCGATGAGATCGATGGTTTTGATGAAGCAATCTGTCCTCTTGATTTTGAGACTGCAGGAATCATAATCGATAATGACATCAATAAAATGATTGTTGAACCGCTTAAACAAGGCGTCACACTTCACGCTATAATTGATGCTTGTCACAGTGGAACTGTTCTTGATCTGCCGCGAGTGTACGACCACAACAG GGGGAGATGGAAAGATAATTATCCTGCATCAGGTGCTTTTAAAGGTACAAGTGGAGGGAAGGCCATCTGTTTCAGTGCTTGTGAGGACTATCAACAAGCTTCAGATACCTCT GCTTTCTCTCCGGAGATGGCTGGTGCCATGACATTCACATTTATAAAAGCAGTCGTGGAGAACCAAGAAATAACATATCATGGAATTCTCGATTTTATGCACAATGCCATCGAAAACGCCAATAAATCTCAAAGAGGATGCGGAATGCTGAACCGGATGTTTTACCCGAAGATGCTACAG GATCCAATGCTATCATCTTCCGAATCATTCAACGTTAACTCCTCATTCAAACTCTAA
- the LOC113762140 gene encoding uncharacterized protein LOC113762140 — translation MSIMEASLISMSPLLLRNLITSLFIFADKCLAFFSQNSKVFEGLRYVILSSFLFFLRILPSFFPSLDPPEDKYKNGDRYVPATVGGGGGGGGATGCTGDSGIARALSQLLSIVNDIPVSSRKYEVVRSLAERIIDENLSENDDALREVNRTVLSAAFARTLSQLEAAMLDQGRGFGSFASVRNGEPMNGTAEVQYYFLLSRLRRAVKYCSDRVWLRGRSSDELNRSASSAEKLAAELLWLAQKMAACGSIEEAASRWASASNLAWLSLTTEPRLQGFIVKISAFLFTQAKDMGTKKDDETKKEQDRQTKLKMLLLWIPLLCQASMGTDAPVLSIKERGELEKVLEDVIEALGNQEDQEKVLSLWIHHFTYCPSSDWPNLRDCYTRWCIASRRQLLRSNSYICCI, via the exons ATGTCCATTATGGAAGCCTCCCTAATCTCCATGTCTCCTCTTCTTTTGAGAAACCTTATTACCTCACTCTTCATCTTTGCAGACAAATGCCTTGCTTTTTTTTCCCAGAATTCTAAGGTTTTTGAAGGTTTGCGCTATGTTATCCTCtcatcttttctcttctttcttcgcATCCTACCTTCTTTCTTTCCCAGTTTGGATCCACCTGAGGATAAGTACAAGAACGGTGATAGATATGTTCCGGCCACCGTAGGCGGtggaggaggtggtggtggtgcgACAGGATGCACCGGTGACTCGGGTATTGCTAGAGCTCTTTCCCAACTGTTGTCGATTGTTAATGATATTCCGGTCAGCTCGAGAAAGTACGAGGTTGTCAGATCATTAGCCGAGAGAATTATTGATGAGAATTTATCAGAGAATGATGATGCATTGAGAGAAGTTAATCGCACCGTTCTATCCGCGGCTTTTGCGCGCACCTTGAGCCAGCTTGAAGCCGCCATGTTGGACCAAGGACGTGGTTTTGGTAGCTTTGCCAGTGTTAGGAATGGTGAGCCTATGAATGGGACGGCTGAAGTCCAGTATTATTTTTTGTTGAGCCGTTTGAGGAGGGCAGTTAAATACTGTAGTGACAGGGTGTGGCTTCGTGGCAGGTCAAGCGATGAGCTGAACCGTTCGGCTAGCTCGGCTGAGAAACTTGCTGCTGAATTACTATGGCTGGCTCAGAAAATGGCGGCCTGTGGGTCTATTGAGGAAGCTGCTAGTCGGTGGGCTTCGGCTTCAAATTTGGCTTGGCTTTCTCTGACGACTGAGCCACGGCTTCAGGGCTTCATAGTCAAGATTTCAG CATTCCTGTTCACACAAGCCAAAGACATGGGTACCAAAAAAGATGATGAAACCAAAAAAGAGCAAGACAGGCAGACCAAATTGAAGATGCTGTTACTGTGGATACCGCTGCTTTGCCAAGCCAGCATGGGCACAGATGCACCAGTCCTGAGCATAAAAGAAAGAGGTGAGCTAGAAAAAGTGCTGGAGGATGTCATAGAGGCATTAGGCAATCAAGAGGATCAAGAGAAAGTATTGTCTCTCTGGATCCATCACTTCACCTATTGTCCATCCTCTGACTGGCCTAACCTCCGCGATTGCTACACTCGCTGGTGCATTGCTTCTCGCAGACAATTGCTCCGCTCCAACTCATACATCTGCTGCATATAA